The DNA region GCTCACACCCTTACTTTTAGGATTAGCTATCATATCCAAACTCACCTCCCTTCCAGCAAGTAAAAAAATAAATCCTCTTTCTTAATTCTCTGCGTCTATGCACAGACACTTTGCTCAAGTCGGAATCACCCCTTACGGTAGTGTCCTCCTCTGTCGTTCGTACTAATTCAAATCTTGAATATAACCAGCTAAAACCTCCGGCTGTTCTAATTGTGGAACATGACCGCAATTTTTCAACCAAATCAATTGAGAATCTGCGATCGCCCGTTGAAACTTCGTTGCATCATTCACACTCAACGTATCATCGCGATCACCCCATAAAATGAGTGTTGGTTTATTAATTTTAGGAATCTTATCTGCTAAATGACCGTATCCACCACTTTTCATAAAACTCAGCATTGCCTCATACCAGTAAGGCATATCTAAATGTAACGATGCACACCGGATAGCATCAATTAATTGACAGGGATTAAAGTTATCCCAAAAGAGAGCTTGAAGTTTACGCTGTCGCCAATATTCTACTGCTAAATAATCAAAGGGTGGAAACAAGAATTTACCGACTGGGAAATCACCGCTAAAGCCTACGCTATTAATTAATATTAATTTCTCTACTGCTTGCGGATAATCAAGCACGAAATCAATAGCTGTAGCACCTCCCATCGAAGTTCCAATCAGTATTAATGGTCGATTAATTAACTTCCAAAAGCTATAAAGATGGGCTTTAATTGACGCTGGATTATAATCAATTCCCCTAATCCTTTCAGTAAAACCAAATCCCAATAAATCGACTCCCCAAGTTTCATATTTCTTAGCCAGCAATGGTAGAAGATAGCGAAATTCTAGTACTGAACTATCAAATCCATGCAGAAGTAAAATAGGCTTACCTGTACCTTGACGTACATAAGCTGTTGCGATCGCTTCGGGCGCTGCGCTACGCCCAATCGCCTGTTGACTCAACGGAGTGACAATCAACTCACGTTTGATACTTTGCGCTAAAACAATTGCTGCATCTTCCTTAAGCAGCTGTACTTGAGGTGGTAGAAAGGCGAGAAACATACCTTTAAACAACTTTAACTTGGCTAGCAGCTTTTATTGCTTTTGCTCTGGCTACTTTTACCGTATCACCTTTAGCCAACGCAACTCCCATACGTCGCCCTGGACGTGCATCTGGCTTGCCAAATAAACGCAAATCAACGTCTTTTTCTGCTAAAGCATCAGCAACACCAGCATAATAAATTTTATCAACAGATTCATGGGCTAAAATGACAGCACTTGCTGAAGGTGCTAATAAGTCAATTTGTGGTATGGGTAATCCTAAAACAGCCCGAAGATGTAACTCAAACTCATTGAGATTTTGCGAAATTAGTGTCACCATGCCTGTATCATGCGGTCTAGGTGAAAGTTCTGAGAAAATCACCTCATCTTTTGTCACAAAAAACTCAACTCCAAAAATTCCTACACCACCCAAAGCATCAGTTACTTTTTGCGCGATCGCTTGGGCTTCAGCTAACAATTTATCAGTTATTTCAGCAGGTTGCCAAGACTCTTGATAATCTCCACTTTCTTGCCGATGTCCAATCGCAGGACAAAAAATTGTTGGTGCATTCCACTGCTTAATTGTTAACAGGGTAATCTCAGTTTCAAAGGAAATAAATTCTTCGACAATAACTTTTTGACTATCACCTCTAGAGTTTTTTAGAGCATAATCCCAAGCTGTTTTGACTTCATCAGCTTGATAAACAATCGACTGACCTTTTCCTGACGAAGACATGATAGGTTTAACAACATTGGGAAAGCCAATAGCTTGAGAAGTTTCAACTAACTCGTCTAACCTAGCTGCATAAGCATATTTAGCAGTACGAATCCCCAATTGGTTATGCGCTAATTCGCGAATGCGATCGCGGTTCATTGTAAAGTTTGTCGCCTTCGCTGTTGGGATTACAGTTATTCCCCGCTGTTCAAATTCAAGTAACTTTTCAGTTCTAATTGCTTCAATCTCAGGAACAATAAAATCTGGCTGATGTTTTTGAACAACAGCTTCTAAGTCATCACCATTCAACATTGAAATCACTTCACATTCATCCGCTACCTGCATCGCTGGCGCATTTGTATAACGATCGACCGCAACAATATAATTACCCAAACGTTGCGCTGCAATGACAAATTCTTTACCTAATTCCCCTGAACCAAGTAATAAAAACTTTCGTGGAAGTGTTAAATTCATATTAAAGCTTCTATCTTAAACTTTTTATTGTCTTTTTAAAGATATCTTTGTGTCCTACCCTCCGGGAAGGCTACGCCTACGTGGTTCGTTATTTTAATTAAATCGAGCAGCGCGTAATATTAAATTTTCTCGCTGAATCTTCGTCAATCCAATACCCTCATCAAAAACACAATTTTCGACTTTAGCACCCTGCCAAATCGTTTCATTTAATGTTGCGCCTGTTAAATTAGCATTTCTCAAATCTGCGTTTGTCAAATTAGCAAATATTAAATCAGCATTAATAAGACTAGTCCCCTGTAAATTCGCTTTTGACAGATCGCCACGAATCAAATTACTACCATCCAAAATCAAATTTGATAAGTCTGCGCCTTGAAGCTGAGGAAATTTTACACGACTAGGATTGTGTAAAAAGCGCATAACACAAAGTATATTTACCTCATCTAAGCGCATTTGTGTTAAGAAATCAGCATAACGTGCTAAACCAAGCTGCTGAAGTTGTAGTAAACGTTGACAACGGCTTTCTTGGAGAAACTGTTTGCACGTATCGTAAAGATCTTGAGTCGCAAAGTTCAACATTGTGCTAAAAACAATTAATTTTGTGCATAACTTGCCAATATCCTGCTGAGTTAAGTGCAAAAGTAAGATATGACGTTAACAAAAAAGCTATTTCTGGGAATGATACACAATAGTAAGCTTGGCTTAAAGGCTAAAGCCGATGCTAACCCAGGATAGCCGAAGTGCTTGGGCTAGTGGGGAGATTTAGGAATCAATTGCGCCGTTATATAAATTAAACGCTCAGAAACCAGTGAAGGGATTGGTGGAATGAAGAGGCTACCATTATACATTGTTTTATTACAAAGTTTATTATTTGTTGGAATTAAACCAGCGATCGCAGGGATCACGTCTATACCTCCACTATCACAGTCAACCGAAATCCAAACAGAAGATAACCCCTTACAAAAACCACCAGGAGTATGGGTACTTCAAGACGACAAACCGCAGCGTCAACCGTTTGTTTGGGTAGTAGAGGATGTCAAAGCAGCACGACAGCCATTTTTACAACCTGTTAAAGACGAAAAGAAACCGAATATTCCTGAACACATAGCAACAAAAAATACAACCAAGCAAGCTGACTTACAACCATTTCACGAAGTCGTCAAAGATACGACAAAAGTCGAAGGGTTATATACGCTTTATACACAAAAAGATACAGGTAAGATCTATCTAGAAATCAAGCCGCAGCAGTTAAATAAAAATTTCTTAGGCACGATTACAATGGAATCGGGTATCGGCGAACGTGGAATTTATAGCGGAATGCCGTTACAAGACTTTCTGTTTTACTTCCGTCGCGTCAATAATAATTTGCATTTTGTGGTACGTAATGTCAACTTTCGCACGCGCCCTGGAGATCCGCAAGCGCGATCGCTAGCACGTTCGTTTAGTGATTCTGTACTTTACGCTTTACCTATCAAAAGCATTCATCCCCAACGCCAAACAATTCTTGTCGATTTAGGCGATCTCCTCTTAAGCGATGTTCCAGGATTATCATCACATTTGTCAGCAATGCTGTCAGTTCCTTATCAACTCGATAGCAAAAAATCACACTTTGGTGGTGCGAAAGCCTTTCCCTTAAACGTTGAAATCGAGTCTGTTTATGGTTTTTCGTCTAGCAACAGCACAAATCCTGCTAACTTATCGACAATCCCTGATAGCCGCGCTTTAACTTTGCGCGTCCGCTACAGTCTTTCTGAATTACCAAAAAATAGCAATTACCGTCCGCGTTTAGCTGACGAACGTGTCGGTTATTTCATCACAGCTTACCAAGATTTTTCCAGCGACGACCGTAGCGATCCTTTTGTGCGTTATATCAATCGCTGGGATCTTGAAAAGCAAGATCCTAATGCACCGTTGTCACCACCCAAAAAGCCAATTGTTTTCTGGATTGAAAATGCGGTTCCATTAGAGTATCGCGAGGCGATTAAAGAAGGCGTTTTGATGTGGAATCAAGCATTTGAAAAAGCAGGATTTAAAGACGCAATTCAAGTCAAGCAAATGCCTAATGATGCTAAGTGGGACCCTGCGGATGTCCGCTATAACACAATTCGCTGGATTAATACCGTCGATGGTTTTTTTGCGTTAGGTCCATCCCGTGTTAACCCTTTAACCGGAGAAATCTTAGATGCTGATATTTTAGTCGATGCGAGCTTTGTCCGCCGACTGAAGCACGAATACCGTAACTTAATTCAACAGCACCAAACACAACCAACATCATTACTATCACACATGATGGGGACTGGAGGTAATCTCTGTACGAATGAGCTACGTCAACCTGAATCACAACCGAATTTAGCAAGTGTTGTTGGTATTGCGAGTCCAGTTCCTTCGCGCTTGTCGCCGTTATCGCAAATGGCAATCGAGTACGATTTGTGTTATGGAATTGAAGCGGTGAATCAGTTTGCGATCGGTTCGCTAGCGCTATCGTTATTTCAAAATACGTCGCCTAATAGCGACCAGATGAAAGAGTATATTCATCAGTATCTACGTTTGGTGATTGCACACGAAGTAGGACACACTTTAGGTTTAAGACACAATTTTCGGGGTAGCACATTATTGCAACCAGAAGAGTTGAACAATACAACTGTTACCCAAATTAGGGGTTTGACAACCTCAGTCATGGATTATATTCCACCGAATTTAGCGCCGCAAGGTATGCAACAAGGTGATTATTTTCCTGCGGTGGTTGGTCCTTACGATATTTGGGCGATTCAATATGGATATACACCAACAAATGCTGCACACCCGATCGCCGAAAAGCCATTTTTAGACGAAATCGCGCGGCGTTCCGCACAACCAGAACTCGCCTACGCTACCGATGAGGATTTATTCGACCTCGATCCTGAAGTCAACGCTTGGGATAACAGTAATGATGTACTGCGTTATTCGCAGTGGCAATTAGAAAACTCGCGGGTAATGTGGGATCGCTTACACAAGCGTTATCCAAAAACAGGAGAAAGTTACGCCAAATTAAGCGAATTATTTGATGCCGTGTTCTTACACTATCTTCGCCATACGTATTATACCACAAAGTATATTGGAGGACAATCGTTTTCGCGCAATCATGCGGGAGATCCTAATGGAAGGCTACCGTTTGAACCTGTACCAGTTGAAAAACAGCGACAAGCATTAGCAACTTTAGAAAAATATATCTTTGCAGCAGATGCGTTTAATTTTCCACCTGATTTGCTGAATAAATTAGCACCGTCGCGCTGGCGACACTGGGGTAGTGATGTAATGCTAGGTCGTCTTGATTACCCGATTCATGACAGCATTAACATGATGCAAAGCATGGTACTCAAGGAGTTACTTTCGGGCGATCGCTTGATACGCTTGCGCGATATTGAACTGAAAAGTCAACCTGGAACCGCATTAACACTACCGGAATTATTTGATACGCTGCAAAATGACATCTGGACGGAAGTTATCCAACCAAACAAACGCACTGAGATTAACAGTTTACGTCGGGCTTTACAACGCGAACATCTCAAGATTTTAACCGCGATGGTGTTACGCAATTCTTCTGTACCCGAAGACGCGCGGACGCTTGCATGGTATAAACTACGGCAACTTCGCACTCACCTCAGTCGCACATTATCGCGCTCGAATAAGTTTGATGAATATACAAAAGCCCATTTAGAAGAAACACGCGATCGCATCGAAAAAACGCTCAATGCTCAAATTCAATCGCGATAGCTACAAGAAGCTAGGGTAGATAGGTAAAGCTGTCATTGCAACATGACTTATCTACCATCATTCCTTCAGCCATCAAATCACCAACTCTGGTTTCAGGCGATCGGTCGATTACTCTACCAAACAGGTTATGGATTAATTCAGTTTTACATCCCGCTGATATTTGTTAAGCAAGTGGGCTTATCTGCAACCGCAGTAGGAATCGGGATTGGTAGCGGTTCGCTTGCAGGTGTTTTAGGACATTTCTTGGGAGGCTACTTAGCAGATTCAGAATATGGTCGCAAAAAGACACTTTTAGTTTCTGCGATCCTATCAATCCTTGCTGCGCTTGTTTTAGTATTCACGCATAATTTGCCGCTGCTGATTGTTGCGAACTTGATTATGGGTTTGAGTGCGGGGTGTTATTGGACCGCGGCTGATGCAGCAGTGATTGATGTTACAACGTCAGAACAGCGTCATTACGCCTTTGCAATTTTAGTTTTAGCAGATAGTCTTGGTAGCGGATTAGGTGTTTTCAGCGGCGGATTACTGCTTAGTCTTATTCATCGCATTGAAGCACTTTTTGTGTTAAGTGGATCACTGTTTCTGGGTTTTTTAGTTTTAATCCAAGTTGCGATCGTTGAAACACGGCACGATAGTCCAGCGCATACCAACACGCTGCAAGGATTTGCTGTTGCTTTCAAAGACCAAGCCTTGAGATTATTTGTTGTTGTTAACGTCTTATTTACGACTTATGTTGCTTTGGTAAGTAGTACCTTACCTTTATACTTCACGAACACAAGTTCGCATTTATCAAGTACAACTGAATTTACACAAGCTTCACTCGCTAGTATTGCTAATCTATTTACGTGGTGTTACATCGGTTTGGGTGCAGTATTACAGTTGCCAATTGTCCAAATTCTCGGCTCGTTGTCAAAAGTTAAAGTTTTGATGATTTCTATGCTGCTATGGGGAACTGGGTTTTTCTTTGTTTGGGCGACTGGAATTGATTCATCAATACAATTTGCTGTAATGATTGCTGCATTGAGTATCTTGTCGATTGCTTCTGTCGTTTATAAGCCCTTTGCTCCTGCAATTGTCGCCGAGTTAGCACCTCCATCGCTACGCGGAGTTTACCTTGCGATTAGCTACCAATGTTGGTCTATTGGTTATTTTGTTGGTCCTATTCTCGGTGGTTGGGCAATGGATCAGCCGCAAAATGTAGCGCATTATTCCTGGTTAGTGATTTCCTTCAGTACGATGTATGGAATGTTCATTTTGTATTTTCTTGGTCGGCGTAAAAATTCTGCGATCGCACCTGCGGGAGTACTAAGCGAATAAACTCGTAGCTAGCAAAACAAAACCTATCTGCGTGGGCTGACTGTTTTTAGTGTGCGTAGGCAGGCGCACTTTGTTTGTGTAGCCCCGACTTCAGTCGTAGGGCTATTCGGGAAATTTGCGATCACGTACTTCGGTTGCGAAACTTTGAACAGCTTGCACGATTGCTTCGCTTAAGTTTGTATATGACTTTGCAAACGGCGGTTGTCTTTCAGAAAGCCCCAGAACATCAACCGTTACTAACACTTGTCCATCACATTTTGACCCTGCACCAATTCCAATTGTGGGAATTGTTAATTTTTGGCTAATTTGTGCGGCCAAATCGTGGGGAATATGTTCTAAGACAATACTAAAGGCTCCCGCTTGTTCGAGGGCGATCGCTTCTTGTAAAATTCTTTCTCCGGCTTCGGGTGTCTTACCTTGTTGCCGTAAACCAAGTTGGCGTATCGACTGTGGTGTTAACCCCACATGACCCATCACCGGAATTCCGGCTTGTACCAAGTAAGCAACCGTTGCTGTCATTGCCGGATATCCGCCTTCTAACTTTACCGCATGAGCACCTGTCTCTTTTAAAACTCGTCCAGCGTTCCGTAATGCTTGCTGCGGGCTTTCTTGATACGTCAAAAACGGGAGATCAACTACTATAAGCGCTTGCTTGACACCACGGCGCACAGCTTTAGCATGGTGCAACATTTCTTCAATCGTTAGTGGCAGTGTTGTTTCGTATCCGAGGATAACTGATAACGAATCGCCTACTAAAATAATGTCTATTCCTACACTATCTAATAGGTGTGCGATCGCATAATCCCATGCTGTCAGCGCTACAATCGCTCTTCCCTGTTTTTTCCATTCAATTAATTGTTGGATAGTTACTGCCATATCCGTTTTTTCCTGCTTAACGCCACTAAAATCAACGAATAGCGTAGCGTTAGCAACAACCTAACACAATGTCTAGTTTTGTTAAGGTTTCTTTCTTTTTATTTACTGCTCGACTCGACTACAACAGCGCTTTATCCTACTGTACAGATTTATTAATGTCAGTTTTTCTTAAATTTAATGTTTTTTCAAGATTACCCGAACTGTAGTTTTTACTACAGTTTTTAAATTATATCACAAAAATTAATAATTCGTAAGATTTATAAAGTTTAATTATCAAACAATACAGCAGATTTAAATCTTAACTTATCGAATCCTTGGTATAGTTTTTCTAAGAAGCTTGCCGCTTGGCAAGTGGAAGTGAGTGACTTCTTGGGAAGAAAATATGTCTTACGCTCAAACAAAGACTCAGACAAAGACTGGGTATCAGGCAGGGGTTAAAGATTATCGCTTAACGTACTACACCCCAGATTACACACCTAAAGATACGGATGTTTTAGCGGCATTCCGCGTCACTCCTCAGCCTGGAGTTCCTCCAGAGGAAGCAGGAGCCGCTGTAGCTGCTGAGTCCTCCACAGGTACATGGACAACAGTATGGACGGACTTGTTAACCGACCTTGATCGCTACAAAGGTCGTTGCTACGATATTGAACCCGTTCCAGGTGAAGACAACCAGTATATCTGTTACGTTGCTTACCCGTTAGATCTGTTTGAGGAAGGCTCCGTCACCAATATGTTGACCTCGATTGTAGGTAACGTATTTGGTTTCAAAGCACTACGTGCATTACGTTTGGAAGATTTGCGGATTCCTGTCGCTTACTTAAAGACCTTCCAAGGACCTCCACACGGTATTCAAGTAGAACGCGACAAACTGAACAAGTACGGTCGTCCTTTGCTTGGTTGCACAATCAAACCGAAGCTGGGTCTATCGGCTAAAAACTACGGTCGTGCAGTTTATGAGTGCTTGCGCGGTGGTCTAGACTTCACCAAAGACGACGAAAACATCAACTCGCAGCCATTCATGCGCTGGCGCGATCGCTTCTTGTTCGTAGCAGAAGCAATTCATAAAGCCCAAGCGGAAACAGGTGAAATTAAAGGACACTACCTCAACGTCACCGCCCCCACTTGCGAAGAAATGATGAAGCGGGCTGAGTTCGCAAAAGAACTTGAAATGCCAATCATCATGCACGACTATCTAACAGGTGGTTTCACTGCAAATACAACACTGGCGCGTTGGTGTCGTGATAATGGTGTTCTGCTGCACATTCACCGCGCAATGCACGCGGTAATTGACCGTCAAAAGAATCACGGTATGCACTTCCGCGTACTAGCAAAATGCTTGCGGATGTCTGGTGGCGACCACTTACACTCAGGAACAGTCGTTGGTAAGCTTGAGGGCGAACGCGGCATTACAATGGGCTTCGTTGACCTGATGCGCGAGAATTACGTTGAGCAAGACCGTGATCGCGGAATTTTCTTCACTCAAGACTGGGCTTCGATGCCTGGTGTTATGCCTGTAGCATCTGGTGGTATCCACATTTGGCATATGCCAGCGCTTGTAGAAATCTTCGGCGACGATTCCTGCTTACAATTCGGTGGGGGAACCTTAGGACATCCTTGGGGTAACGCACCTGGTGCAACGGCTAACCGTGTTGCATTAGAAGCTTGTATTCAAGCGCGTAACGAAGGTCGTAGTTTGGCACGTGAAGGTAATGACGTTATCCGCGAAGCTGCGAAGTGGAGTCCTGAACTTGCAGTTGCTTGCGAACTGTGGAAGGAAATCAAGTTCGAGTTCGAGGCAATGGATACACTCTAATAATTTGAGATGGCGGATTTTGAATTTTAGATTAATCTAAAATCTAAATTCCAAATCTAAATTCTTAAATTCCTCCGGCTGGGGTCAAGCATGGATTTAAAACGAATTGCGAAAGACACAGCGAAGACGCTCTCTAGCTACCTGACTTATCAGGCGATGAGAACGGTACTAGCTCAGATCAGCGAAACTAATCCGCCACTGGCACTTTGGTTGCATCGCTTTTCTGCGAAAGAAGTTATTCAAGACGGAGAAGCATACATCCACAAGTTGTTTCAAGAGAAGCCTGATTTAGCTTTGCGGATTATGGTTGTCAGAGAACACATTGCGCAAGAAGTTGTAGACTTTCTACCCGAAATAGTTCTTAGTGACATTCAACAAGCAAACATGGAGCATCGCCGTCAGCATTTAGAGCGAATTACGCAGCTAGAATCTAACCCCAGCCACGAGCAACAAGCAACTACTGAGTCTAATTTGGATAATCCATCCAGTTAGCAAGACAAAGCAATTAGCTAAGGGCTATTCACTTCCTCTGACACACATCGACAAAAGTAAATTCTGAAGATATGCAAACCTTACCCAAAGAGCGTCGCTACGAAACTCTGTCTTATCTCCCACCTTTAAGCGATGCTCAAATTACAAAACAGATCCAATACATTCTGAACCAAGGCTACATCCCAGCAGTTGAGTTCAACGAATCTTCGGAACCGGAACAACACTACTGGACATTATGGAAATTGCCTTTGTTTGGTGCTAGAAGTACCCAAGAAGTACTCAGCG from Chroogloeocystis siderophila 5.2 s.c.1 includes:
- a CDS encoding alpha/beta fold hydrolase, which translates into the protein MFLAFLPPQVQLLKEDAAIVLAQSIKRELIVTPLSQQAIGRSAAPEAIATAYVRQGTGKPILLLHGFDSSVLEFRYLLPLLAKKYETWGVDLLGFGFTERIRGIDYNPASIKAHLYSFWKLINRPLILIGTSMGGATAIDFVLDYPQAVEKLILINSVGFSGDFPVGKFLFPPFDYLAVEYWRQRKLQALFWDNFNPCQLIDAIRCASLHLDMPYWYEAMLSFMKSGGYGHLADKIPKINKPTLILWGDRDDTLSVNDATKFQRAIADSQLIWLKNCGHVPQLEQPEVLAGYIQDLN
- the purT gene encoding formate-dependent phosphoribosylglycinamide formyltransferase, whose translation is MNLTLPRKFLLLGSGELGKEFVIAAQRLGNYIVAVDRYTNAPAMQVADECEVISMLNGDDLEAVVQKHQPDFIVPEIEAIRTEKLLEFEQRGITVIPTAKATNFTMNRDRIRELAHNQLGIRTAKYAYAARLDELVETSQAIGFPNVVKPIMSSSGKGQSIVYQADEVKTAWDYALKNSRGDSQKVIVEEFISFETEITLLTIKQWNAPTIFCPAIGHRQESGDYQESWQPAEITDKLLAEAQAIAQKVTDALGGVGIFGVEFFVTKDEVIFSELSPRPHDTGMVTLISQNLNEFELHLRAVLGLPIPQIDLLAPSASAVILAHESVDKIYYAGVADALAEKDVDLRLFGKPDARPGRRMGVALAKGDTVKVARAKAIKAASQVKVV
- a CDS encoding pentapeptide repeat-containing protein, which translates into the protein MLNFATQDLYDTCKQFLQESRCQRLLQLQQLGLARYADFLTQMRLDEVNILCVMRFLHNPSRVKFPQLQGADLSNLILDGSNLIRGDLSKANLQGTSLINADLIFANLTNADLRNANLTGATLNETIWQGAKVENCVFDEGIGLTKIQRENLILRAARFN
- a CDS encoding zinc-dependent metalloprotease translates to MKRLPLYIVLLQSLLFVGIKPAIAGITSIPPLSQSTEIQTEDNPLQKPPGVWVLQDDKPQRQPFVWVVEDVKAARQPFLQPVKDEKKPNIPEHIATKNTTKQADLQPFHEVVKDTTKVEGLYTLYTQKDTGKIYLEIKPQQLNKNFLGTITMESGIGERGIYSGMPLQDFLFYFRRVNNNLHFVVRNVNFRTRPGDPQARSLARSFSDSVLYALPIKSIHPQRQTILVDLGDLLLSDVPGLSSHLSAMLSVPYQLDSKKSHFGGAKAFPLNVEIESVYGFSSSNSTNPANLSTIPDSRALTLRVRYSLSELPKNSNYRPRLADERVGYFITAYQDFSSDDRSDPFVRYINRWDLEKQDPNAPLSPPKKPIVFWIENAVPLEYREAIKEGVLMWNQAFEKAGFKDAIQVKQMPNDAKWDPADVRYNTIRWINTVDGFFALGPSRVNPLTGEILDADILVDASFVRRLKHEYRNLIQQHQTQPTSLLSHMMGTGGNLCTNELRQPESQPNLASVVGIASPVPSRLSPLSQMAIEYDLCYGIEAVNQFAIGSLALSLFQNTSPNSDQMKEYIHQYLRLVIAHEVGHTLGLRHNFRGSTLLQPEELNNTTVTQIRGLTTSVMDYIPPNLAPQGMQQGDYFPAVVGPYDIWAIQYGYTPTNAAHPIAEKPFLDEIARRSAQPELAYATDEDLFDLDPEVNAWDNSNDVLRYSQWQLENSRVMWDRLHKRYPKTGESYAKLSELFDAVFLHYLRHTYYTTKYIGGQSFSRNHAGDPNGRLPFEPVPVEKQRQALATLEKYIFAADAFNFPPDLLNKLAPSRWRHWGSDVMLGRLDYPIHDSINMMQSMVLKELLSGDRLIRLRDIELKSQPGTALTLPELFDTLQNDIWTEVIQPNKRTEINSLRRALQREHLKILTAMVLRNSSVPEDARTLAWYKLRQLRTHLSRTLSRSNKFDEYTKAHLEETRDRIEKTLNAQIQSR
- a CDS encoding MFS transporter is translated as MTYLPSFLQPSNHQLWFQAIGRLLYQTGYGLIQFYIPLIFVKQVGLSATAVGIGIGSGSLAGVLGHFLGGYLADSEYGRKKTLLVSAILSILAALVLVFTHNLPLLIVANLIMGLSAGCYWTAADAAVIDVTTSEQRHYAFAILVLADSLGSGLGVFSGGLLLSLIHRIEALFVLSGSLFLGFLVLIQVAIVETRHDSPAHTNTLQGFAVAFKDQALRLFVVVNVLFTTYVALVSSTLPLYFTNTSSHLSSTTEFTQASLASIANLFTWCYIGLGAVLQLPIVQILGSLSKVKVLMISMLLWGTGFFFVWATGIDSSIQFAVMIAALSILSIASVVYKPFAPAIVAELAPPSLRGVYLAISYQCWSIGYFVGPILGGWAMDQPQNVAHYSWLVISFSTMYGMFILYFLGRRKNSAIAPAGVLSE
- the panB gene encoding 3-methyl-2-oxobutanoate hydroxymethyltransferase is translated as MAVTIQQLIEWKKQGRAIVALTAWDYAIAHLLDSVGIDIILVGDSLSVILGYETTLPLTIEEMLHHAKAVRRGVKQALIVVDLPFLTYQESPQQALRNAGRVLKETGAHAVKLEGGYPAMTATVAYLVQAGIPVMGHVGLTPQSIRQLGLRQQGKTPEAGERILQEAIALEQAGAFSIVLEHIPHDLAAQISQKLTIPTIGIGAGSKCDGQVLVTVDVLGLSERQPPFAKSYTNLSEAIVQAVQSFATEVRDRKFPE
- a CDS encoding form I ribulose bisphosphate carboxylase large subunit, with the translated sequence MSYAQTKTQTKTGYQAGVKDYRLTYYTPDYTPKDTDVLAAFRVTPQPGVPPEEAGAAVAAESSTGTWTTVWTDLLTDLDRYKGRCYDIEPVPGEDNQYICYVAYPLDLFEEGSVTNMLTSIVGNVFGFKALRALRLEDLRIPVAYLKTFQGPPHGIQVERDKLNKYGRPLLGCTIKPKLGLSAKNYGRAVYECLRGGLDFTKDDENINSQPFMRWRDRFLFVAEAIHKAQAETGEIKGHYLNVTAPTCEEMMKRAEFAKELEMPIIMHDYLTGGFTANTTLARWCRDNGVLLHIHRAMHAVIDRQKNHGMHFRVLAKCLRMSGGDHLHSGTVVGKLEGERGITMGFVDLMRENYVEQDRDRGIFFTQDWASMPGVMPVASGGIHIWHMPALVEIFGDDSCLQFGGGTLGHPWGNAPGATANRVALEACIQARNEGRSLAREGNDVIREAAKWSPELAVACELWKEIKFEFEAMDTL
- the rcbX gene encoding RuBisCO chaperone RbcX, with protein sequence MDLKRIAKDTAKTLSSYLTYQAMRTVLAQISETNPPLALWLHRFSAKEVIQDGEAYIHKLFQEKPDLALRIMVVREHIAQEVVDFLPEIVLSDIQQANMEHRRQHLERITQLESNPSHEQQATTESNLDNPSS
- a CDS encoding ribulose bisphosphate carboxylase small subunit, with product MQTLPKERRYETLSYLPPLSDAQITKQIQYILNQGYIPAVEFNESSEPEQHYWTLWKLPLFGARSTQEVLSEVQACRSEYGNCYIRVVGFDNVKQCQILSFIVHKPNQNSYGGRY